The Deltaproteobacteria bacterium genome contains the following window.
CAACGTGATGGTTGAACTGCTCCTTCAGCAGGTCGAGGTAGCTCATGTCTCTGGCTCCCCCATTCGCGATTCACGGACCGAGTAGACGCTTGTTCGCTGTGACCAGGGCGAGCCCGTGCCCGCCAAAGTCACCGTCATCCGTGACGAGCTTCAGCCCCTTGCTCTTGCACAACTCCGCCAGCACCTGGTCGTTCAAGTCCGAGTCGCCTTGTTCGTATTCGGCGATCAGCGCTTGGATATCGAGCGTGCTGAAGCCGCTATCCACCCGCACGCAGTGCTTGAGGACTTGCTTCACGTCTCCCGCGATGTCCTTGGCGATGGGCTTGAACGCCACACTCCGCCGGAACTGCTTGAAGTCGGAAGATGCGGTGCCCTTGGACCGCAGGATGTTGTACCTCAGGCGGGCATAGGCATTGACGAACTCGGAGACGATCAAGACATCGATGAAGATCCTGCTCTGGGCCTTCAGCATGCTCGCCAGCGCCTGAGAATACACCGCGGCCTTCGCACTTCCGGGCTTGCGGGGGCCATACACCGACAGCCACACATTCGTGTCCAACAACAGCTCGTCGGTCGACTTGAACACGTAGCCGCCGATCGGCTGTGCCTTACTCGTCATCGGCGTCGTTCCCCAGCACCTCGCGCGTTGCCTTCTCGAAACGTCTCGGGTCCTTGAAGTACTCCTTTGCCGTGTCGACCACTCGCTTCAACAGCTCCAGATCGTCCGGCTCCATGTCGGCCACGCGCAGTCGCGAGCGAATCAACTGGGAGCTGAACGAGCCGTAGAGCTGGC
Protein-coding sequences here:
- a CDS encoding PIN domain-containing protein; translated protein: MTSKAQPIGGYVFKSTDELLLDTNVWLSVYGPRKPGSAKAAVYSQALASMLKAQSRIFIDVLIVSEFVNAYARLRYNILRSKGTASSDFKQFRRSVAFKPIAKDIAGDVKQVLKHCVRVDSGFSTLDIQALIAEYEQGDSDLNDQVLAELCKSKGLKLVTDDGDFGGHGLALVTANKRLLGP
- a CDS encoding STAS-like domain-containing protein, which produces MSKPVTMSVYEIVGSPLCVASDDGQRLHDQIAAAIRHGSSVTLSFRNVTSLTSAFLNAAIGQLYGSFSSQLIRSRLRVADMEPDDLELLKRVVDTAKEYFKDPRRFEKATREVLGNDADDE